The window CAAGGATTTTCAATATCTTCTCAGATGCTTTGCCACGATGTGACAAAACATGATTCAGCATTAAGGTGCGTTTGCCTTCGTAAATATCACCGCCAATTTCTTTCCCATAATTTTCGATTTGACCTTGTAAATTCAACAAATCGTCTTGGATCTGAAAAGCAATTCCTAATAGCATACCAAATCGAGTTATACCTGCCAAATGGTTAACTAGCTCCTTATTACTTGCTGATGGATGTCCGACGATCAGACCAATTCGGCAGGGAGTAATAAACGAATACCAGCAGGTTTTTTTGACGCACATTTTAAAATAATCTTGGTCGGTTAGGTGGGAAGCATTGGTAGCCACCCAATCTAATTCCATTGCCTGTCCTTCGACAGATTGCTGCGCCATAAACTCGATTTCATGTAAAACATTGAGAGCTTTGGAAACTCCAATGCTTGACAGATTTTCTAGCAATAAACCTACTGCCAAGACGTTGGTAGCATCACCTACATTAATGGCGCGGGGAATTCCAATCATTTGGTGCAAAGTTCCTTTCCCCCGTCGAGATTCGGAACCGTCTTCGATATCGTCGTGAATTAGAAAAGCGTTGTGATAAAGTTCAAGAGCTGCTGCTGATGTCAAGGCATCATGTCCCCTACCTCCTACTGCTCTGGCAACACTAATACACAGAGTTGGTCGCAGCATTTTGCCGAGACGGAAGGGGTAATCAGTTAATAATTCATATAATGGTTTATAGGCACCTTCAATATCACTTCTAGTGGCAACAAATTCTTTGATTGTTTCGCCTACTGCTAACCGGGATTGGTGTACTGCTTCATTGATAATGTTTTTGTCATACATTAACTGCTCTTCGGCAGTGTTGGTGACTTCCTCAACTTTATGGTTTTCTACGAGAGCTTCACTCGATCCATTGGTAGCGATGTTAACGGCTGAGGCGATCGCATAGGGATGTGGATGCGCGTTCGCCACTCCCCCTTTAGCTGCTAATGGCACGTTTGTAATGTGTTGGGCAAACGTGGGCAGCGCTGTCGAGGAATTTTCCGTGTATTCCCCTGTGTTTATCTTATTACCATTCTCTTCAAAATCCGGTCTATAAGCAGGCAGAGGCAACTGCTGACCGTTTGTAAAGTTGTTTTTAATACTGTTGGCTAGATTGACTTCTACTGCGAGTACGGGTTTATTTTTCTGTTGTTTCTTTGGTGTTGCCGTGGTAATTTTAATAACTTTTTTGGGTAACTCTTCTTGTATTTGAATTCCTATTTTCTGTTTATGGTCGTACATTAACCAAGCAGAAAAGCAGAAGTACAGTATGAACAGAAAAATTGCAAGCATTAATTTTATCTTGTATTCAAAACAACAATTATTATAAATTAATCGAGCCAGTTTTTTCTCCTGTCGAGCAGATTTTTAGGTGGGGCTTATCGACAAGATTATCTCTATTTCTGATCACCCATTCTTTCAGTCCCCACCACACCGAAATTTTGACGGGGTTGCGATCGCGTCTTGTTTAGGAAGCAACAGGTCTGATATAAGCACCCAGGCGAACTAACACATCCATATTACTAACAGGATTAAGGGCATGGGCACCGAAAAGCCCAATTATTTCGTGATTTGGAAATGCTTCAAGAGAAAAAGTTGCCGTTTCCTTTTGGCTACTAGAGCCACCAAATACCTGTGATTTAACTCCCTTATAGGTTTGAAACTGTAAGGAGATAATGTCCTGCTCTGGATAGTCGGGGCTTTCTTTACCCCAGGTTAGTACGATTCCTGTTATATAATCTCCCGTTTCTATGCTGAATTCATCAGCTTGACCACCGGAAGCACCAGCTGCTATTGACTCGTATGTTTCAGGCGGATTTTTTGCTGTATCTTCATACTGCACTTGAATATTGTCGATAGCCCAACCCGACTTAATACGCACGGTTTTAATTCTCGACTGAGGCGTTTTGGGTTGGATGGCAAATTCTTCTGCATCAATAAAGGACCCTCTAGGTCCTAGTGTCGGAAATGACGCTGATGCTGGCGATGATTCTTCCGGAACGGGAACAAGTTCCCATTGCTGGTTTGCTGTACCATTATTACCGTTGACTGGGTACGTAACAACGGGGGTCAACGGCTCTGTACTGCTCCCTAACACATCTAGCACTAAGCCATTTAGCTTTGACTTTATCAACCCATCTTCAGTAATTGTCCATTGCTGATTTGGCGTTCCGTTACTACCGTTTACCGGATAAGTAATAACTGGGGTAAAAGGCTCTGTTCTGCTTCCTGGAATATCCACCACGAAGCCATTTAGTCTACTTTCTATGAACCCATTTTCAGTAATCTTCCATTGCTGATTCGGCTCACCATTCGTTCCCTTGACTGGGTAAACAACCAGATGAGTTTTAGCTTCCGCGTTGTTTCCTGCCACATCCAGAACTAAGCCATTGAGCTTGCTTTTTATCAAAAAGTAGCCATTATTACAGCCGTTTTTAACGGTATTATCTGCCATCTTTTTTTCTCCTTTCATCATTAAGTTTTTTAACTTTTTCACAACAAATCGAAGCATATTATTCTTTGTAAGTCAAGAATAATTTTGTATTTTTTTACATTTTTGTTGATGATAATTTTGCTATGAGGCATATATAGCAGGAGTCAGGACTCAGGACTCAGGAGTAATGCCCTTACTGTGACTGGGTTTGAGATTGACATAATGTCTTAACCGCCAAAGCTTTTCCCTTTTGTGCCACTGCTTTGGGAGCATCACTTACCTCCAATTATTTAGCCGTATCGGAAATTACTTTTTAAACGATCGGCTTATTTGGTGTAGCGGTAGATAGCCCAAGAATGCTGGAATTGCGGGGCTGGGATTTTGCTTTTTGTAGATGTAAGCCAGCGGTTGCGAGAAAGGATATTTGGGATTAGCAAGTGTGAAAGCTTACTGACAAAGGTGCAAGATATGAGTTTAGGAACTTTGACAATTACCGCATTAGATACTTGTTTCATTGGCATTTTAATTGTTGAATTAACATAATAAGTGCTGAAGAACCGTTAAGAATTTATAGTGAGTTAACTAAAGTCAGTAATATTGTTATTTAATTAGTAAAAAACAGAAAAATATAATATAAAATATTTTATTTAATTTCCGAAAACGGCTTTGATAATGAGCAAATATATTGCGATCGCTACTTTTGGCTCTTTTGGGGATGTATATCCTTACATAGCGATCGCTCTTGAGTTGCACAGAAGGGGACATCATGCCGTCATTGCTGCTAGCGAGATATATCGCCAGATCATCGAATCAGTTGGAATTGAGTTTCGTGCCATCAGACCGTTAGGCTCAATCAACATGCAAGAAGAGGGGGAGTTTATCGGGTTGCTCTCCTCCTGTGGGCAGCCTCTGGAGTACGGTATCAGCTATCTGATCGCGCCTCACTTGCGGGCAACCTACAATGACTTGGTGGACGTGGTAGGGGATGCTGATTTAGTGCTGACGCACCACCTGGCTTTTGCGGCTTGTGTGGCAGCTGAAAAAACTGGGACTCCCAGAGTATCCGGTGTCCTCTCACCTGGGTCGTTTATGTCTGCGTATGATTCTCCCAGCCTTGCGCCCCTACCGACGGAAGCTAGAAATCGCGCCATGACGCTGGTTGCTAACGATGCTATACATCGAGCTTTCCGGTGGCAGGCACGCTTTTGGAGCGCCCCAGTGCGACAACTGCGGGCTGAACTTGGTTTACCACCTTCAGGCGATCCTTTTTTTGAAGGTCAGTATTCATCCAAACTGGTGCTAGGTTTGTTCTCCCAGCTTTTGGCAACTCCTCAACCCGACTGGCCACCCCAAACTCGCATTACTGGGTTTCCTTTATACAACCACCAGGAGCGTCAAAGTTTGTCTCCTGAACTGGAGACGTTTTTGCAAGCGGGAGCGCCGCCGCTCGTGTTCACTTTAGGCTCTTTAGTGGTGTGGACGCCAGGGAACTTTTATTTAGACGGGGCCATTGCCGCCCAGCGCTTAGGCTACAGAGCCGTCTTGCTGATGGGAAAGGCAGCAGATGAGATTGCCCCCCACCAGCTACCAGAAGGAGCGATCGCAGTTAATTACGCCGCCCACTCAGCCATTTTTCCCCGTGCAGCTGCGATCGTCCATCATGGTGGTATAGGAACAACGGCGCAGGCGTTGCGTTCCGGTCGCCCCATGCTAGTGGTTCCCTGCGCCTACGATCAGCCAGATAACGCCGCTCGTTTGGTGAGGTTGGGAGTAGCGCGGATGATCGCACGTCAGCATTGTACTGCTGACGTGATGAGTGCCGAACTGAAACAGCTGCTGTCTGAGCCTAGTTATGCAGTTAAAGCAGCAGAAGTCGGTCGTTTGGTACAGGCGGAAAATGGTGCTGCCTCCGCAAGCGATGCGATCGAAGCGTATTTTGAAGTAAGCCACCAGGGGTTAAAACCCGCCGTTTATAGCTCAAGTCCTCTTTCATAAGACTCTTGAACAAATAGAGACGCAAAATATTGCGTCTCTACCGCAGCGGATATTTAATCCTATTTGGATGTCAGTAGGTAGGCACAAATAAGCGAAGGTATGTGAATAAATATTAAGAACTCAAAACCGCTTCCCTTTTGCCTTCTGTCCTCACGCTTAGCTCCGGTCTGCCTTGTCTCAACGACAAATATTAATGCCTACCTACTTAGCAGGGTAGTTATTAACTAAGTTAGCCAAGCCCCAAATCGTAACTGAAAAAAGTACAACTATCACAAGAATAAGAAATGATACTCCTGGTGACAATGGTGCATCATCTGTGGCTTGACCCTTCTTTTTAACCGCTAGTGACAGACCATCCCGATTGTCCTTATACTTACCCTTTTCATCCTTCAGGTAAAATTTCACTTCCCCATCTGAGTTCAGGGTAAAAGTAGAAGAGCCTCTAGTTTTAGCCGCTGCAAGCGCCGCTTCTTTTGTTTCATATGTTTGATTAATATCGCCAATATCAATTTCCTTAAATTCCGGTGAGTATATGGTATATGCGTTTAACCATCCTGTGATGAATGTTCCATAGGTGTCATTATTTTCCCAACGACTCCAAGCCTCGTAGCGTCCCCCTTGTGATTTTCCTATTACCCTTACTTCATAAGTTCCTGCTTTGAAAAACTTAACAACTGGCTCTTCGTTTGTGGCATCTAGGTTAATAATAGTTACAGAATCAGATGCAACGGATGAACCTTGAGAGGCTGTTTCCTGCTTTGTCATATTTTTTCTGTTTGTTTTGTGTTATCGTTTTCATGCTAAGCTTAACTGAAGTTTTGTACCTGTCCCCTCAGCTAAGACAAGTCAATTTTTGCTTTGGGTGATTAAACTTCTTTAGAATGCTTCAATTTTGCATATTTAATAAAATCTTGTCAATAGATAAAAGCAATAAAAACAATAAAAATAAATCATATATAAGCCTTATTAATTAAGACTTATTTAAATCAATGGTAGACCTTTTGTACACAGTCAGAAATCTCCTAGCGATAGGAGGAAGGATGAAGGGGAAAAGAGAAAAGTATCGTTTCCCTTTCCCTACTTCTGCAAGCGGTTTAGTGTCTAGTGACATAGGATAAAGCACAGATTCATCCCTCAAACTTAGACTGACCAAAGAAATGGGATACAAGCCTTTCCCCCCAAACTTGGGGGCTAGGATTGCGTCAGTCATGTTTAAGATGGAAAAGCGATCACCCTACTCTGTGGCGTCTATTTCGGGTGAGTAAACATCAATGGCAAGCACATCTTCCGGCACCTGGCGGATCAACTCGCCGTAGGAAGGTTTTTGATGTTCCAAAGAAAGGTACGGTGGTGAAGAAGAACGACGCAACCACAATTGGTCGAATTCTGTCCACAAATGTCGCAACTGCGGGTTAATGGCACTGTCGGCTAAGATTTCCATTACTACTTGGTGTATGGCCAGCAAGTCTTCTAAAGTTCCGCTTAGGTAAATGTTGTCAGCCACCACGGCTGCATCTAAAGTCAACCTGCCAGCAATCACGTCTCGGAGAGTTTCGGCTTTGCTGCGAAAATTTACTGACTCCAGCGCCACCGGATATTCGCTCTCGATTTGCAGTTGTTCTCCTCCCGACGCCCGCAGTCGCAACCTAATTCCATCAAGGTCGATCGCAGCCGTTTTTCCCGAAACCGCTTGCACCAAGACTTTCCAGGTGGAACCTCCTTGGCTTCGTAGGATTTCCACCAGGCGGTGCAGCCATTGATCTAGCTGGGCTTGGCGTTCAAAAAATTGATTTTCCATCAACAAAGCCCTAGCAAAACTTTCAAACTGTGCAAGATTTGAGCCTCCAAGGGACGCTTCGCGCATCCCCAACAGATGGAAGAAACACAATTAGCTGAAATCATTCAACTATAAGGGTTTGAGAATGTGTTTCTTAAGAGAATAGTGCAGCACCGCTGGCAAATGCAAGACTACGTAAAAACCAACCAGTGACTTACCACCGATTACATCATTTTTTAAATACTCACCTATTTATCAGTTGAATAAACAACAGATAGGGGCACGACATGTCGTGCCCCTACATCGGTACTGCAAGAATACCCATCTGCAATCTTCGATATTCTCTACAACGCACCCGCCGCCGTCTGATCCAGCACACCCCCCGATAGGTGGGTGGTAATGTTCATCGCTTGCAATATCGGCGGTTTTTCTAAACCATGAGGATAGTCAATCACAGTAACAGCACCATTGCCCTGTTTAATACTCCAGATTGAGGCTGGACTTAAACCCAATACATGACAGAGAATCACTTTATTGATGGCATCATGAGCCACAATTAGACCGGTTTTCAGTTCCGTGTTAGATACTCCAGCCGCTTCAATAATCCCATTCCAACAAGCAATCGCCCTATCCCATACCTGCTGTAAATTTTCCCCTTCTGGCATCTGTACCGTTTCCGGGGCAGTTTGCCATTGATGCAGCAAATCGGCGTACTCCTGCTTAATTTCGGACTCTAACTTTCCTTCCCAAAGTCCGTGATTAATTTCCTTGAGTTTCTCTTGCAGCTCCAGGTTAATATTGGGATGATTTTTTAAGATTAATTCAGCCGTTTCTTTGGGACGAAGCATAGGGCTACTGACGGCAAAATCAATCGGCACATCCTTGAGAAACTCAGCCGCTTGTTGTGCTTGTTTGCGCCCATTGTCATTCAGCGGCACATCAATTCCGCCCTGAAAGCGTGCAACTCGATTCCACTCGGTTTCACCATGACGCACCAGCAACAACCGCAACCCTCGATTCCCTTCTCGTGGTGTAGGTAAGGCGTCTCCCATGTGGGAGGTTTGATTGAGCGACTCTAATTGTACGAGTTCACCCCAACCCCCTACAAAATTCAAAACATTGATGCCACAGTTGGATTGCTGGATGGAATGATAAAGCGCCGGAGAAATACCAAGAGCACTCGCGAGCAAACACCGATTAATCCCGTTATGCGCCACGATTAAAATGGTTCCTCCTGGGTGGCGGGGGAGAATCTCTTGCCAAAACTGCTTGGCTTGTTCGTAAAGCGCTAGCACGGGAAAATGTTCCTTCGTCCCCTCTGAGTTGGGAAGAGTCATGCAAAACTCGTGAGGGCGTTCTTTCCAGCAGCGATACTCCTCTGAGAACTTGTCCTTCACCGCCTCCTTCTGCAACTTCTCCCACAACGGCAAATCAATCTCTAGTAGGCCGGTCGGGGTCAATAACTCCGGAGAACCGGGCAAATAAGGTAGGATAACCTCGGCGGTTTTCTTTGCCCGTTGTAGGGGAGAGCTATACACAGCATCAAATCTGAGGCTACTGAGGGCAGCGCCGACTTGGTGGGCATCGGCAGTTCCTTTTTCGGTCAAGACTGACTCATCACAGCGCCCTTGAATCATCTTAAGGGCGTTATAACTGCTTTGACCGTGACGCACGATAATGACGCGAGTAGCCAATCTGGGAATCCTCCATTAGCAAGTAGGTGAACAGTGCCCTGTTTGACGTAAAGGCTGCTAATTTAAGCATCTCCCAATTTCAGGGTAACTTGCAACCGAATATGACCCTCAAACTGAACCCTTGGTTTGAGGAAGCGTAAGATAATTTCAGATAACTTGAAAAAGCTAGCCTGTAACGGGCAAAAATTCTTAGCCTTGGACTTTATTACTGGCATTTGGGGGGTTCATGACCACTGAGCGGTGGATTTTGATGATTAAACGGTTGATTTTGGGGATACTGACGATTTTTGCCTTCGCCAGTGTTACCCTTTCCTTATTGCAAAGCTTGAGTCAGCCTCAGATTCAAAGCCGCCTGGAACTTTACCAAACGAATTTACTCCTCCATGCCAGCGAGTGGCAGGGTAATAGCAGCGAGACGGGAACCCCGCAAGAGTCCGTACCTGATTTGAAAGCGGCTCGAAATGCTTTACTGGGCGAAAAGCCTTTAAAAACGGCTCAAGAACAGTATCAAGAAACACGTAAATCCGCTCAGAAAACTCAGTCGAACCTTGCGGCACAACTGAAAGACGTTTCTGACAAAATCTCCCAAGTTCAGGGAATTGAGGATGAAGATGCCCCCACCCCTGAGGAAGTCAAAATACAATTGCAACGCTCTATGCAGCAGCAACAGCAATTGCAAGGGCTACTTTCTCAAGTCCAACAACTAATTGATGAGCTAGATTTGCGAATCGGCGTTCTCCAAGCTCACCAGGGCGATCAGAAAGCGGCACTCAATACCTGGAGTCAGTTTACCAAACCCTCTGCTGAGGCCGTCGCTTCCGTGTCCGCCTCGAAGGATTCCATGGTACAGACAGCGCAGGTGTTAATCGGTTTATGGAGTGAGCAACCTCGCTTGCTGCCTGATGCTGAGTCACAAATTCAAAAAGATTTAGAGGGTTGGTTCCGCTATCGGGCATTAACCAAGTTGTATCAATTGCAACAGCGTCAGGATGCTCAGTTGTCC of the Allocoleopsis franciscana PCC 7113 genome contains:
- a CDS encoding polyprenyl synthetase family protein, whose translation is MLAIFLFILYFCFSAWLMYDHKQKIGIQIQEELPKKVIKITTATPKKQQKNKPVLAVEVNLANSIKNNFTNGQQLPLPAYRPDFEENGNKINTGEYTENSSTALPTFAQHITNVPLAAKGGVANAHPHPYAIASAVNIATNGSSEALVENHKVEEVTNTAEEQLMYDKNIINEAVHQSRLAVGETIKEFVATRSDIEGAYKPLYELLTDYPFRLGKMLRPTLCISVARAVGGRGHDALTSAAALELYHNAFLIHDDIEDGSESRRGKGTLHQMIGIPRAINVGDATNVLAVGLLLENLSSIGVSKALNVLHEIEFMAQQSVEGQAMELDWVATNASHLTDQDYFKMCVKKTCWYSFITPCRIGLIVGHPSASNKELVNHLAGITRFGMLLGIAFQIQDDLLNLQGQIENYGKEIGGDIYEGKRTLMLNHVLSHRGKASEKILKILALPRDKKTPEDIAFISEQMQLCGSIEHGWEVARSLTNKAARIFDNLDFLQSENPLRSEEKWGCPVHDRRFLKEIINYVIYRNV
- a CDS encoding RICIN domain-containing protein; the protein is MLRFVVKKLKNLMMKGEKKMADNTVKNGCNNGYFLIKSKLNGLVLDVAGNNAEAKTHLVVYPVKGTNGEPNQQWKITENGFIESRLNGFVVDIPGSRTEPFTPVITYPVNGSNGTPNQQWTITEDGLIKSKLNGLVLDVLGSSTEPLTPVVTYPVNGNNGTANQQWELVPVPEESSPASASFPTLGPRGSFIDAEEFAIQPKTPQSRIKTVRIKSGWAIDNIQVQYEDTAKNPPETYESIAAGASGGQADEFSIETGDYITGIVLTWGKESPDYPEQDIISLQFQTYKGVKSQVFGGSSSQKETATFSLEAFPNHEIIGLFGAHALNPVSNMDVLVRLGAYIRPVAS
- a CDS encoding glycosyltransferase is translated as MSKYIAIATFGSFGDVYPYIAIALELHRRGHHAVIAASEIYRQIIESVGIEFRAIRPLGSINMQEEGEFIGLLSSCGQPLEYGISYLIAPHLRATYNDLVDVVGDADLVLTHHLAFAACVAAEKTGTPRVSGVLSPGSFMSAYDSPSLAPLPTEARNRAMTLVANDAIHRAFRWQARFWSAPVRQLRAELGLPPSGDPFFEGQYSSKLVLGLFSQLLATPQPDWPPQTRITGFPLYNHQERQSLSPELETFLQAGAPPLVFTLGSLVVWTPGNFYLDGAIAAQRLGYRAVLLMGKAADEIAPHQLPEGAIAVNYAAHSAIFPRAAAIVHHGGIGTTAQALRSGRPMLVVPCAYDQPDNAARLVRLGVARMIARQHCTADVMSAELKQLLSEPSYAVKAAEVGRLVQAENGAASASDAIEAYFEVSHQGLKPAVYSSSPLS
- a CDS encoding histidine phosphatase family protein; the encoded protein is MATRVIIVRHGQSSYNALKMIQGRCDESVLTEKGTADAHQVGAALSSLRFDAVYSSPLQRAKKTAEVILPYLPGSPELLTPTGLLEIDLPLWEKLQKEAVKDKFSEEYRCWKERPHEFCMTLPNSEGTKEHFPVLALYEQAKQFWQEILPRHPGGTILIVAHNGINRCLLASALGISPALYHSIQQSNCGINVLNFVGGWGELVQLESLNQTSHMGDALPTPREGNRGLRLLLVRHGETEWNRVARFQGGIDVPLNDNGRKQAQQAAEFLKDVPIDFAVSSPMLRPKETAELILKNHPNINLELQEKLKEINHGLWEGKLESEIKQEYADLLHQWQTAPETVQMPEGENLQQVWDRAIACWNGIIEAAGVSNTELKTGLIVAHDAINKVILCHVLGLSPASIWSIKQGNGAVTVIDYPHGLEKPPILQAMNITTHLSGGVLDQTAAGAL